Proteins found in one Neomonachus schauinslandi chromosome 1, ASM220157v2, whole genome shotgun sequence genomic segment:
- the TNFSF14 gene encoding tumor necrosis factor ligand superfamily member 14 produces the protein MEETVVRPSVFTVDGQTDIPFTRLGRRRRRRPCSAAQLGLGLLLLLLAAGLAVQGWFLLQLHLRLQAMVTPLLDGDAESWKQLTQERRSHQANPAAHLTGANSSLTGSGGPLLWETKLGLAFLRGLSYREGSLVIARAGYYYIYSKVQLGGMGCPQGLSSGLPITHGLYKRTPRYPEELELLVSRRSPCGRATNPRVWWDSSFLGGVVHLDEGEEVVVRVPDERLVRLRDGTRSYFGAFMV, from the exons ATGGAGGAGACAGTTGTGCGACCTTCGGTGTTCACAGTGGACGGACAGACAGACATCCCATTCACGAGGCTGGGGCGCAGGCGCCGGAGACGGCCCTGCAGTGCGGcccagctgggcctgggcctcctcctgctgctgctggcgGCTGGGCTGGCCGTCCAGGGCTGGTTCCTGCTTCAGCTGCACTTGCGCCTACAGGCCATGGTCACCCCCCTGCTG GACGGAGATGCAGAATCCTGGAAGCAGCTGACGCAAG AGCGGAGGTCCCACCAGGCCAACCCAGCCGCACACCTTACAG GAGCCAACTCGAGCCTGACAGGCAGCGGGGGCCCACTGCTCTGGGAGACAAAGCTGGGCTTGGCCTTCTTGAGGGGCCTCAGCTACCGCGAGGGCTCCCTGGTGATCGCCCGGGCTGGCTACTATTACATCTACTCCAAGGTGCAGCTCGGAGGCATGGGCTGCCCGCAGGGGCTGAGCAGCGGCCTGCCCATCACGCATGGCCTCTACAAGCGCACGCCCCGCTACCCCGAGGAGCTGGAGCTGCTGGTGAGCCGGCGGTCCCCCTGTGGGCGAGCAACCAACCCCCGTGTCTGGTGGGACAGCAGCTTCCTGGGGGGCGTGGTGCACCTGGACGAAGGCGAGGAGGTGGTGGTCCGGGTGCCCGATGAGCGCCTGGTCCGACTCCGGGATGGCACGCGCTCCTACTTTGGGGCTTTCATGGTCTGA